The Periophthalmus magnuspinnatus isolate fPerMag1 chromosome 10, fPerMag1.2.pri, whole genome shotgun sequence genome segment AGACTGTACAGACTAGTTTTATGTCTTGTATGGGTGCCATATCGTTGATGACCACAGTTGCTGACTATATACAAAATTTTGTAaggaaaccaaaataaaaatacatagttCGATTTGTAGAAATAGCCGTAAATACATAATTTTCTTGTCTTTCAATATGAGCAACAACACTGGTCAAAAACGCTTATAAATTTGTATGAGTGACAACAATAATTAGTGAGCCAAATATAcaagctttaaataaataacaagtaacagtaaaaaaaaccttCATCTACACATGGAACGTTAAAGAGTGGTTAGAACATGCATtctaaacataaatatttcattgtCTGCAAGGTGAGTAAGACGCAGGTAACATTCTTTCAAATTTACATGtcaaacaaaataatgaaattaatCAGAACAAACAAAGCAAACCAGTGATTGACACACTGACAACACTTACTCCCTTATCTACACGCCTTACATCTTGTAGAAAATATTGGATGATTTTTGAAACATTTGTAGTGTATAGGAAAAGTATAGATACTTTGAGATaggaacaaaaacattttatctgaATATGATACAAATTGATGGATGGATATGATGTTACAGCACTGACTAATAGGGCATCTGAAAACATTGCACTTCAGTTCAACAACACATGCAAATATACATATACTAAAGTCCATAGGATTGGCATCTTTGTAAggtctttgttttatttcaatacCGTGTAAGGATACTGCTGGATGTGAATAATAACCTTTTGTGGCACTGTCCATGTTTTAAGAGAAGTTCCGTACAGTGCAGCCCATCACCTCATACTTCTGCCCCATCACTTTAccaagttttattttaagtatttggCACTTTGGAGTGACAGTTGCTTCTTTATTTCTGAGAGTCTTTGTAGGTACTGCTTTCATGTGAACACAGGGCTTGGGATGATTGAGCACCACCACAGGTTGGTTACCACTTGGCTGCTTCACGACTTGGTCTCTCCTCAGTGGCATAAGCTGCAAAGCTGTACATGCCCTTGGGCCATCAAGGACCTTGGCAAAACTTAATTTAGGAACAGTCttattcttcctcttcttgCTTTTCCTAAAGATCCCAACTCGAACCCTTTTTAAAGATACAGTTAGGATTTTGGAGGGACTTTCAGGGACACTTGTTGCTTCCACAGGGGTTTGAACCGAGAGGTCTTCTGCAACCAGTGGTGGCTGGGGAACGAGTGGACCACAATTAACAGGTTGTGGGGATGGTGCACATGGTTTGTTACCTTCAATATGCTTTGGTGGTGCACACGGTTTGCTAACTTTAGCATGCTCTGGTGGTGAGCATGTTTTGCTAATATTAGCATTTATAGCTGgtgggtttgttttgttaactTTAAGAgtcattttgcactttttattAGCTTTCGCTGGtgtacttttttccttttttaaatgGATATTTTGACAGGTTACTAAGGCACCAGTCTCATCCTTAATGTCTTGATCTACTTCTATCTTCACAGACTCGCAGGAGATCTTACTAGATAGTGTATCACAAGTAATCTTGCAATCTTCTGAATCATCATGAGCCTGATGTCCTGTCATTTCAGACAGCTCTGTGCGAACACTTTTGATTTTTGGACTGTCACACCCTGCACTATTGGTCCATTCGGCCATCACAATTGGCTGAGTGGACTCCTGTGGATCACTTTGCTGTTGACTCAATGAGTAAACGGAGTATATGACTGGAAATCCTTCACGTTCTACTCGGACATCCTCGgttattgttttttctgttttcacttCCTGGGGCAGAGCAGgtattttcatgtttgtgttagAGTTGTTTGTACGTTTCTTTGCTGCTAACAACTCTGGAGAAGCTTTCTGAGAAGAAGCTTGCTCTGGGGTAAACGTCTTTGGAACCAAATTATCCTTACATTCATTTGTAGCTCGAATTTGGGGAGGTGTCGGTGCAACCATTGAAGGTGTCAATGGAAGAAGCAGTGTTTTCAAGTTTTGCTGCTGAGGGTTTGTTAAgtcatgtttatttttctggAGTATGGGGTCTTCCTTTGCTTTTACAGTTGCAGGCCCTCGGTTCACAGGAACAATGCGAGGCATAATCTGCACATTGTTCATCATTAATGGTTCTGAACTAGGGGGAGGTCCTGGAGCAGAACTTTTTCTCTCCTCAATGCCTTTTAGAGTAATCAGAGTCGACAGGTTATCTGGTAGCAAACTACCCGATGTTAACCTGTTGACCAACATGGAGGGCATAGCAGTAGGTGGGATAGTGTGATTAATGGGTTCCTTCTGTGAAGCAACCTTGGCTTCACCAACAGAAATAAAGCTTCTGGAAATCTTACTTGGAACACCTGCATTCAGGTCAATAACTTCTGATGGCCTTTTTGCATTTGAGCGTTCCTTTATCGTTTGTTTCGGAAAAGATTTGGAAACGTTAACTGGGATCAGAGTGGAGCGTCCTTTATTCACAATctttgtttcaatatttttatttccaaatCGCATCCCTGATTCTGATGCTGCATTTGGATATTTAATTTGTGAAGAAAGTACTTTTGAGGTCTCAGGGACTGTGGTCCTTCCATTTTTGATAACAGACTCATTTTCTTGATGAGCAACAAATCTTAGCCGGAGCTCCTTGGTTCCATCTACAGTCTTCACCTCAGCTACCTCTACCATGCAGCCGGCAGGAATAGAAACTTCCTCTGGGAGCGAAACAGTAAGTGCTCGATTACGTTGAACTTGTCCATTTAAAGGTACGGCATCGCCGTGATTGGCATTTGAGATATAGGAACTCAAGGATTTTAGTCTTTGTAAATTATTTTCCAGTGTAACTCCAGCGGTCGTaggagctggaacattcacacGTACAACGGGCCGCTGAGGTGCTGTACTGGCTGTGCTGGATACACTTTGAGAGGCACTTGAGACAGAAACACGTGGTGCTATTTGAGGTGGTTCTTGAGGTATAATTTTACTGTGAAGACGCTCTATGTGCTTTATAAGGCACATCCTCCGCATATACACTTGTCCACAATGAGGACATTTGAATGGACTTGTTCCTGTGTGTATCTGCAGATGAGTCTGTAACTCTGCTTCGCTTAAAGACACTCTGTTACAGTAAAAGCAATAATACTCAGTATGCTCTTGTGCCACATGTTTCTTGAATGTTGAGATGTCTGTAGTGGCAAATCTGCATTTCTCACATCGCATTACATTAGGAGTGCTCAATAAATGACCCAGGCTTATATTTGGATTAATTACAGAAGAGGCCATACTTTGATAGTTGGCAGGCTTCATGATGAACCAAAAAGGCCACAGGGCATCTAGTCCAGTGTCAATGCTTACATAtctgaaagggaaaaaaaacacaaaacacatgcaaataagaagagggaggagatacATGTTGCATTATCACGGGGTACATTAGTGATCAACAACAACGCCCCTCCCCCTGGAGATCAAAGTGGACATGTAGAATTTATTTAGTCGATCTATATTTGGTTTTCTTGTTAATAATGTGACCTTAAAACAACAGCATtggaaaaaactaaaatcatCTCTGCTATGTATCGGGTAGATGGTGCCAAAAGAATTCGGGAAAGGCCTCGCAGACCACAACACGGAGGTCGAGCAGACAACGGGCCGATCCTTAACCCTTCTCTTCATAAATGATCACGCACGTACCTTGGGCAGCGGGCCGTGCAAAAACGAAAGAAGTTTTATAGTATCTGGATGTGAATGAAGGAATACAGATCCGTCAGCGAGATGGgtagaaatatacaaatgaacCAGCCGTTGGGTTTGGGTTAGCCTGGTACCTTAGCGGTTAGCAGCTGAGCTCGCTATACATTTCCGGGAAACGATGGCGCTTTTCTTCGAAATAAAAGCTTATTCTTTGCTATCAAAGGATAGACCGAGTCCATACTCCAGAGCTAAGCACATTGAGCAGTCATCCTACTCGTGTATCAGTGAGTAACAGTTACTATTCGACTGTGTGCTGTGAATGATGCTGGTATTTTTGcataaaccaaacaaaaaactgtttGACAGAACACGATATGTTACTATTATTTCGAAAGGCCTCGCCGGATGTTTATATAACAACGGCACAAATGTTTATGCTATAAAAACGTCGCTGTAGAAGAGAACGAGGGACCAGTG includes the following:
- the LOC117377127 gene encoding zinc finger protein 518B, with protein sequence MKPANYQSMASSVINPNISLGHLLSTPNVMRCEKCRFATTDISTFKKHVAQEHTEYYCFYCNRVSLSEAELQTHLQIHTGTSPFKCPHCGQVYMRRMCLIKHIERLHSKIIPQEPPQIAPRVSVSSASQSVSSTASTAPQRPVVRVNVPAPTTAGVTLENNLQRLKSLSSYISNANHGDAVPLNGQVQRNRALTVSLPEEVSIPAGCMVEVAEVKTVDGTKELRLRFVAHQENESVIKNGRTTVPETSKVLSSQIKYPNAASESGMRFGNKNIETKIVNKGRSTLIPVNVSKSFPKQTIKERSNAKRPSEVIDLNAGVPSKISRSFISVGEAKVASQKEPINHTIPPTAMPSMLVNRLTSGSLLPDNLSTLITLKGIEERKSSAPGPPPSSEPLMMNNVQIMPRIVPVNRGPATVKAKEDPILQKNKHDLTNPQQQNLKTLLLPLTPSMVAPTPPQIRATNECKDNLVPKTFTPEQASSQKASPELLAAKKRTNNSNTNMKIPALPQEVKTEKTITEDVRVEREGFPVIYSVYSLSQQQSDPQESTQPIVMAEWTNSAGCDSPKIKSVRTELSEMTGHQAHDDSEDCKITCDTLSSKISCESVKIEVDQDIKDETGALVTCQNIHLKKEKSTPAKANKKCKMTLKVNKTNPPAINANISKTCSPPEHAKVSKPCAPPKHIEGNKPCAPSPQPVNCGPLVPQPPLVAEDLSVQTPVEATSVPESPSKILTVSLKRVRVGIFRKSKKRKNKTVPKLSFAKVLDGPRACTALQLMPLRRDQVVKQPSGNQPVVVLNHPKPCVHMKAVPTKTLRNKEATVTPKCQILKIKLGKVMGQKYEVMGCTVRNFS